A genome region from Bacillaceae bacterium IKA-2 includes the following:
- a CDS encoding tyrosine-type recombinase/integrase codes for MKTLLEEINSFLDYSFFSIKTRKAYKLRLDEFSFELAEMTNTNITEVHLSKIYLYVDNKGEFIRYKPLDIELVESYFVKNMKYKSRSWLRYSRQALSSFFIYLFRKYDFINIVDQMCFKATDFRDKSRPVKILTRHQLLRFFHCMVSNSDIVVEDILLFIILITTGGRISEVLDLKFENINWDEKTALLSKTKNNRNRMLIFRDELPNAIRFYCKKKHIQENDYLFSISYNDVRNRLSYYLKMANLPHVRIHSLRHTFATLMYESNGDISVIKQLLDHSGLSTTKSYIHPNYVINGQMKIKENEDVYKNLEFMFD; via the coding sequence ATGAAAACACTATTAGAAGAAATAAACTCATTTTTAGACTATTCTTTTTTCTCGATAAAAACACGTAAGGCATATAAGTTACGACTTGATGAATTTTCATTTGAATTGGCAGAGATGACTAACACAAATATTACTGAGGTTCATTTATCAAAAATATACTTGTATGTGGATAATAAGGGAGAATTCATTCGATATAAACCATTAGATATTGAGTTAGTTGAATCCTATTTTGTGAAAAATATGAAATATAAATCTAGGTCTTGGTTACGTTATTCTAGACAAGCATTAAGTAGCTTTTTCATTTATCTATTTCGAAAATACGATTTTATAAACATTGTCGATCAAATGTGTTTCAAAGCTACTGACTTTAGAGACAAAAGTAGGCCTGTAAAAATTCTTACTCGTCATCAGTTGTTAAGATTTTTTCATTGTATGGTAAGTAACAGCGATATTGTGGTTGAAGATATTCTGTTGTTTATAATTTTAATCACTACCGGAGGCAGAATATCAGAAGTTTTAGATTTGAAATTTGAGAATATCAACTGGGACGAAAAAACCGCTCTATTATCGAAAACAAAAAATAACAGAAATCGAATGTTAATTTTTCGAGATGAACTACCCAACGCAATTCGTTTCTATTGTAAAAAAAAACATATACAGGAGAATGATTACCTATTTTCTATCTCTTATAACGATGTCCGAAATAGACTAAGTTATTATTTGAAAATGGCAAATTTACCACATGTAAGGATACATTCTTTAAGGCATACATTTGCAACATTAATGTATGAATCAAATGGAGATATTTCTGTAATAAAACAATTACTAGACCATAGTGGTTTATCTACTACTAAAAGTTATATTCATCCTAATTATGTTATAAATGGACAAATGAAAATAAAGGAAAATGAGGATGTTTATAAAAACTTAGAATTTATGTTCGATTAA
- a CDS encoding VOC family protein encodes MKPRITVITLGVDNLEKSLHFYRDGLGLPTEGIVGEEFEHGAVAFFDLQTGLKLAIWNRKDIANESKVTLTASSPTEFTLGHNVNSKAEVDKVMEQAKQAGATITDPAHDTFWGGYSGHFQDPDGHLWEVVWNPYWDTIESLIFNYYS; translated from the coding sequence ATGAAACCACGAATTACAGTAATCACTTTAGGTGTAGATAATTTAGAAAAATCTTTGCATTTCTATCGTGATGGTCTTGGTCTACCCACAGAAGGCATAGTTGGTGAAGAATTTGAACATGGTGCAGTTGCCTTTTTTGACTTACAAACAGGACTAAAACTTGCCATTTGGAATCGCAAAGACATCGCAAATGAGTCAAAAGTTACTTTAACTGCATCAAGCCCTACCGAATTTACATTAGGTCACAATGTTAATAGTAAAGCCGAAGTCGATAAAGTAATGGAACAGGCAAAACAGGCAGGAGCAACTATAACTGATCCCGCTCATGACACTTTTTGGGGTGGATACTCTGGTCACTTCCAAGACCCAGATGGTCACTTATGGGAAGTAGTTTGGAATCCATATTGGGATACAATTGAATCACTTATTTTTAATTATTACAGCTAG
- a CDS encoding DUF4065 domain-containing protein — protein sequence MTESNYIFNSVHTVAAYLFSKKEDISPLKLQKSLYFLFAYHSALYDTSNQEGKEGIIEGLNESPQFLFDAQFEAWKFGPVIREVYVADKYEHIYEDKGLIDEAVKEVENLPEIKKFIDDLFEQIDSVSDFSLVERSHNDDAWKIAYDTEEALIDHSIIIKEYKEKYGN from the coding sequence ATGACAGAAAGTAATTATATTTTTAATTCTGTTCATACTGTAGCAGCTTACTTATTTTCTAAGAAGGAAGATATTTCGCCTTTAAAATTACAAAAAAGCTTGTACTTCTTATTTGCTTATCATAGTGCACTATACGATACTAGTAATCAAGAAGGTAAAGAAGGAATTATAGAAGGTCTTAATGAATCACCACAATTTCTTTTTGATGCTCAATTTGAGGCATGGAAGTTTGGGCCTGTAATAAGGGAAGTATACGTTGCAGATAAATATGAACACATCTATGAAGATAAAGGATTAATAGATGAAGCTGTTAAAGAAGTAGAAAATCTTCCTGAAATAAAAAAATTTATTGATGATTTGTTTGAACAAATTGATTCAGTAAGTGATTTTTCATTAGTCGAAAGAAGTCATAATGATGATGCCTGGAAAATTGCGTATGACACAGAGGAAGCTCTAATTGACCATTCAATTATTATAAAGGAATATAAAGAAAAATATGGAAACTAA
- the tnpA gene encoding IS200/IS605 family transposase, with protein sequence MDGYKKSSHAVYDIKYHIIWVTKYRYKVLQGSIAVRVRELIRQGCEARGITIMQGSVGKDHIHLFLSCPPSLAPSKILQYLKGRSSRLLQDEFAELKKKYWGQHLWARGYFCATVGTVTEEMIRNYIANQFNEEKNEIFKIDE encoded by the coding sequence ATGGACGGGTACAAGAAAAGCAGCCATGCAGTTTATGATATAAAATATCATATTATTTGGGTCACTAAATATAGGTATAAGGTATTACAGGGATCAATTGCAGTCAGGGTTAGGGAGTTAATTAGACAAGGATGTGAAGCAAGAGGGATCACAATCATGCAAGGAAGTGTAGGGAAAGACCATATTCATTTATTCCTATCATGCCCCCCAAGTCTAGCTCCAAGTAAAATATTACAGTACTTAAAAGGACGATCATCAAGGTTATTGCAAGATGAATTCGCAGAACTCAAGAAAAAGTACTGGGGACAGCATTTATGGGCGAGAGGGTATTTTTGTGCCACAGTAGGAACAGTGACAGAAGAAATGATAAGAAATTATATAGCTAACCAATTCAATGAAGAAAAGAACGAAATATTCAAGATTGACGAATGA